From a single Agrobacterium tumefaciens genomic region:
- a CDS encoding F0F1 ATP synthase subunit epsilon, protein MADSFKFDLVSPERLLVSETVTEVVIPATLGEMTVLANHAPTMTTIKPGLVTVKFASGETHKYVVFGGFADILPTGCTLLAESAVSADDMSPDTLQKRIDAAKAEIEEGNHHHEHLTKLEKHLYELTNLHEVLVAA, encoded by the coding sequence ATGGCTGACAGTTTCAAATTCGATCTCGTTTCCCCGGAACGTCTGCTCGTTTCCGAAACGGTTACGGAAGTCGTCATCCCGGCAACGCTGGGTGAGATGACGGTTCTGGCCAATCATGCTCCGACGATGACGACGATCAAGCCGGGTCTGGTGACGGTGAAGTTCGCCTCCGGTGAGACGCATAAATACGTCGTTTTCGGCGGTTTTGCCGATATTCTCCCGACTGGTTGCACGCTTCTGGCGGAATCTGCGGTTTCGGCCGATGATATGTCCCCCGACACGCTGCAGAAGCGCATCGATGCGGCCAAGGCCGAAATCGAAGAGGGTAATCACCACCACGAGCATCTGACCAAGCTTGAAAAGCACCTTTACGAACTGACGAACCTGCATGAGGTTCTCGTCGCTGCTTGA